A portion of the Homalodisca vitripennis isolate AUS2020 chromosome 2, UT_GWSS_2.1, whole genome shotgun sequence genome contains these proteins:
- the LOC124353585 gene encoding renalase-like, whose translation MKILLVGGGITSAVTGTLLRRMFPECNLKMWDKARGTGGRMTTSRCPLNSDCTADIGAQYITTTEEYMKSNCDIYDDLISEGVLEEPLKCLVVGLRPQGNNRNYVLPKGSGFLVKNFFGRAKLNETKFHHHVSKIDRVNDKWTVETKTGEKEDFDIVILTMPVPQLLLLEGTIKSELNADVVNNLKSVTYSSRYVLVLFFLDKINEEWGAQYIDKDPIFRYIAIDNVKRNEPDGLCAVVFHTSLGFGLKHVDDNIEDIQQLLMSQVRMLFPSWPEPKAVKCHKWRYSQVTNSYPDAPGYLLLSSTPPLLVGGDGFVGSNFDNCVQSAKAMCKKLKEILQLS comes from the coding sequence ATGAAGATTTTACTAGTAGGAGGCGGTATAACCAGTGCAGTGACCGGAACATTATTGAGAAGAATGTTTCCGGAATGTAACTTGAAGATGTGGGACAAAGCGAGGGGTACAGGTGGCAGAATGACAACAAGCAGGTGTCCTCTGAACAGTGACTGTACTGCAGACATAGGTGCGCAGTACATTACAACAACAGAAGAATACATGAAATCGAATTGTGACATATATGATGATTTAATCAGTGAAGGTGTACTAGAAGaacctttaaaatgtttagttgtcGGATTGAGACCTCAAGGGAACAACAGGAACTATGTGTTACCTAAAGGGTCTGGATTTTTGGTAAAGAATTTCTTTGGGAGAGCCAAGTTGAATGAAACCAAGTTTCATCACCATGTATCAAAAATAGACAGAGTAAACGATAAATGGACAGTTGAAACAAAGACTGGAGAAAAGGAGGATTTTGACATCGTGATTTTAACAATGCCAGTACCCCAACTGCTATTACTCGAAGGGACAATAAAATCTGAACTAAATGCTGATgttgttaataacttaaaaagtGTTACTTACAGTTCTAGGTACGTATTAGTACTTTTCTTCCtggataaaattaatgaagaatgGGGAGCACAATACATTGATAAAGATCCAATATTTAGATACATTGCGATCGATAACGTAAAGCGGAACGAGCCTGATGGTTTGTGTGCTGTGGTTTTTCACACATCATTGGGATTTGGGTTGAAACACGTTGATGACAATATTGAAGACATTCAACAGTTGTTGATGTCACAGGTGAGAATGTTGTTTCCGAGTTGGCCAGAACCGAAAGCAGTGAAGTGCCATAAGTGGAGATATTCACAAGTGACGAACTCGTATCCGGACGCCCCGGGATACCTACTGCTCTCGTCCACCCCTCCTCTGCTTGTTGGTGGAGATGGGTTTGTCGGATCAAACTTTGACAACTGTGTTCAGTCAGCAAAGGCAATGTgcaagaaattaaaagaaatactacAATTATCATAG